The Chryseobacterium sp. G0186 genome includes the window TGCAGGAACCAAGATTCATGAAATACTGGAGCAGGTGAAGCTGATGGATGAGGTAGGAATAGATGTTTTTGCCATGGGAGAGCATCATCGTCCCGATTATGCAGTTTCATCACCAGAAATAGTCTTGGCAGCGGCGGCAAGCATTACAAAAAATATAAAACTGGCAAGCGGGGTAACTGTTTTAAGTTCATCGGAACCGGTAAAAGTATATGAAGATTTTTCAACACTGGATCTGATCTCCAATGGAAGAGCCGAAATATTCGTAGGTCGTGGTAGCTTCATTGAGTCATTTCCTTTATATGGTTATTCATTGAATGATTATGAAGAGCTTTTTGATGAGAAACTGGACTTATTACTAAAAATCAATTCTGAGGAAAATGTAACCTGGTCAGGAAAACTTAGAGCTCCGATGGAGAATCAAACTGTTTATCCAAGAGCAACCAACAACGGAAAGCTTTCCATTTGGAGAGCAGTGGGAGGAACTCCGCAGTCTGTTTTAAGTGCAGCACAGTTAGGAATGCCTTTGGTTGTAGCGATCATTGGGGGAATGCCTATCCAGTTTAAAAATCTGATTGAATTCTATAAACAGGAATACCAGAAAGCAGGACATGATGTTGCTAACATGCAGATTGCCATTCATTCCCATACTTTTGTGAGTGATGA containing:
- a CDS encoding LLM class flavin-dependent oxidoreductase, producing the protein MELGIGMFGDLALDQSTGKYRNAGTKIHEILEQVKLMDEVGIDVFAMGEHHRPDYAVSSPEIVLAAAASITKNIKLASGVTVLSSSEPVKVYEDFSTLDLISNGRAEIFVGRGSFIESFPLYGYSLNDYEELFDEKLDLLLKINSEENVTWSGKLRAPMENQTVYPRATNNGKLSIWRAVGGTPQSVLSAAQLGMPLVVAIIGGMPIQFKNLIEFYKQEYQKAGHDVANMQIAIHSHTFVSDDQEVVDGYFNNYKSQMDRIGASRGWAPYTKMQYDGGRSKDGALFIGSPAEVADKVAYMKEIFGITRFIGHMDVGDPAHDVMMRSIELFGKEVKPLIQGL